Proteins encoded by one window of Bacillaceae bacterium S4-13-56:
- a CDS encoding tyrosine-type recombinase/integrase, producing the protein MDDYIQNKPFVTIHTKQTTICPDIFIPVIDSYTAYMQEKGYSPSTVETRCIYAKQFLDSLEKQSVTDLKLMRFIHIGTAFSNIKSKQGFCEKLPSFLKYLYQKSVTEMDFSKAVPRYSSMEKLPSIYTEEELIQLLNSIERISGIGKRNYAIMALSVSYGLRANDISSLKFSEISDGQVAFLQSKTSVKYQMKLLEKVSEALQDYIQNGRPDSDCDIFLFVVQLPTESFHVALSGQSFVHI; encoded by the coding sequence TTGGATGATTACATACAAAACAAACCATTTGTAACAATTCACACTAAACAAACTACAATTTGTCCAGATATATTTATTCCTGTTATTGATTCATATACGGCATATATGCAAGAAAAGGGATACAGCCCTTCCACTGTTGAAACCAGATGTATATATGCCAAGCAATTTCTCGATTCGTTAGAGAAACAATCAGTCACTGATTTAAAATTAATGAGGTTTATACACATAGGTACTGCATTTTCAAATATTAAGTCTAAGCAAGGGTTCTGTGAAAAACTGCCTTCTTTTCTTAAATACCTATATCAGAAAAGCGTGACTGAAATGGATTTTTCAAAAGCAGTCCCTAGGTATTCATCTATGGAAAAATTACCTTCCATATACACGGAAGAAGAGCTTATCCAGTTGCTGAACAGTATCGAAAGAATTTCTGGGATTGGGAAACGTAATTATGCTATCATGGCACTGTCTGTTTCCTACGGTCTTCGTGCAAATGATATCTCATCTTTGAAGTTTTCAGAAATCAGTGATGGACAAGTGGCATTCTTGCAGTCAAAAACATCCGTTAAGTATCAGATGAAATTGCTTGAAAAAGTGTCGGAGGCACTGCAGGATTATATCCAGAATGGAAGGCCTGATTCTGATTGTGATATATTTTTATTCGTAGTTCAGCTCCCTACAGAAAGCTTTCACGTAGCTCTATCTGGTCAATCGTTTGTACACATCTAA